Below is a genomic region from Cottoperca gobio chromosome 24, fCotGob3.1, whole genome shotgun sequence.
TAGTGATTGAGCCTAAGGCCCACtgatataaatattgcaataactatatatttgcagtattactAACTGGGAGTCTGTGGCGACATTCCCGGACGAAAGGCTTTAATAAgttactgctaatgcaaactgaacatttcctcttgctgcagctttacattaaaaataataataattcaactgGCAAAAAAGTTGACTTTtcttatgaaaaataaaataaaatgcgtCTACAAAATAAGACAACGGTCATTTTCAGCATTTTtgtgacagcaaaacaatttGAAATATTGCAGCGAGTAATGGGACAAGAAGAACAGCCACAGTGAGCGGTTATATTAGAAGCTCAGCGAGGTAACcaactacttttactttcactgttTGCAGACTCAGGCCATTTGCAGcataaaaccacaaaaaaaaaaaaggctgattACTGTCCGACTTCTTTAAGATGATGACAATAGTTGTTTGGGACCTGTAGTATTGGTACTGCGTTTGCCGTTACCACCAGTAAATCATTTGTCACCAAATCCACCAGGACTGGACTCTTAAGGATTGCCACTTTAAATAACTTGACAGTAATTATTGTTGCCACACTGTTGGGCAGTGATGCTTTTAGGACAGGGATGGGACATTTGTAAATCTAAAAAACAGGCAGAGATTAATGTACAACAATAAAGGCTTGATATTGATAAGTGCATACGTACATATGCCAGTGCCTTAACAAACTGTTCACGAGGAACACCGACTCACTCACATGCATTTTATCAGATACATGACGgcattcaacacaacacaccatcacacactaTCCAAGACCAGGACAAACTATTACAATCAGAGATTGTATTGTTCTGACTAGGGCTGTATTAATTGTCTTGTACATTTTGttaagcttctattgaggtttttgaattAAGCTTTAAATGAAAGTTGTCCTATTTTATGACGTCATCACCCTTAAAAACAAGTCCTGATAACATCCTCAATTTGAATGAAGTGATTCATCAGATTAAATGAGTTAGTCgtttttttatcaaataaaactCATCAGTTTCGTCAACATCAATACATATGTggtaatataaatgtaatttatggtgcTGTTAGATTGCTGCTCGACCGCCCCTTTAATACAGGTGTGTTTCTCCCTTTTTGTGCAGCAAGCGGGAgagcaaacatttttttgttcgcagtggaaatgttgtttgtgaaaggctaaacgccaacaaatatggattgtagcagaatattttgttagaaaaaaaaatcatgattTCTGTCGAGATTATCCAGTCACATTGCTCTGGAGTTAGAGTCACACAGCTCGGGAACAATCCTATGCAGCCACCACTGGGAAATAATTCTTGAAATAATAtgatactgataatattagtgtagcctaatctttatttgcaactgtgcagaaatacaggCTTCAAACAGAATACGTGCAAAAAAGATAATTGCTGAAGCAATGATGTTTTAGAAtctgaatgtcaacgttatgaatgaagctcgAAAGCTTCAAACCTTTCGGTACAGCCCTAGTTCTAACAGACAAAATAGGATGAGGCTGTCTTGTTACTGTATCACAGCAGATGGTTGGAAACCCTCATTAATgatgcgtgcacacacacacgcacgcacacgcagacacacacacacgcacacgtacacgtACACGTTCTTTCTCACCTTCACCACAAAGTTCCAGAAAGGGTGCATGACGTAGACAGACAGGGGATTCGAGTCCACTGCGCTGTACTGCAAAGAGACATAATTCTATCAGTTTGGATGTGattatcaaacacaaacacttctttTTATGAGGCTACTTGATTCCTCTCATTGCAAGTCAACTTTGGCTTGTATAGAAAGGCCACATGGCCTAACATGTAACTTGTTCACTGGATCATTTTGGTGGCCTGTCATCATGCAGATCAAAAGAAACCTGCTCCCCGTCTCTGTTACTTTATCCAGGCACGACGAAAATGTGTGCGTGCTACAGCGTAACGTACCCTCTCTGGTGTTCATCTGATTTAAGATGCGTCTACAGCTGCTTTTTTTGTGTTATAAGAATAAATGCTGTCTTCTTGGAGCGCCGTTTTCTGTGAttgatttttagtttttttggctCTTGCTCTTACTCCTAATTCACTTGGAAAGGGACTTGATATGCATTTTTAAGTGGCTATAAGAggtttaattattcattttaaactgcaCTGTTCTCACAAGTGCAATAGACTCTCTGGTAttcaaatcaacaaataaaaccaTGTGTTTACTGTAGATGTACTGAAGCAGTTATTACTACAACAGCCAACCAAATACACAGTTTACACAGCTCTCCTTCATATGTACACAAACTTGCACTGGGTCTGCACAAGGAATTATCTAATCCATTATAAAGATTTTTCTAAATTGAAAAAGGTCAAGTTCACCCCAAATCTAGATTGTGAGAATAGCACTGCAGGTAAGAGGAAGCACAGGTATTTTTGGgtgcactgtccctttaataatCATAGATTACATGCATGTTGACAATACCTCAAACTTTCTTTTAGAATGATTTGTGTGTTCCTCAAATCAACAAGATAACCAATGTGATTACTCATCAACTTGTATCTTATACAAAGTACAACTGCACAAATCAAAGCACAAAAATGCACAAACGTAGATACAAGTTGCTTTCACAGCGAGGAAGGCAGCAGTCTCCAAGTGTGacaaagagagcgagaggcaGAAAGACGGATGACAGCTTGAAAGACAGAACGGGACGATCAGTGCAACAATCCTTCGCTCTCATGTGATTTCTACTTGCACCCTTGTGTATGTGCACTTTTTATGAATCCAAACACTATGTCAAAGAGATTCCTTTTATTCACTGACATTTGTCATCCTCCGCTCTCCTCCAGCCACGGATGCTCGAGGCAGTCCAAAACACATGGAGTGAGCAACTTAAAAAGCAATTAATGGAAAAGGGGTCTCGCATGACAAACAGTTCAGGGAAGCGTTTTTTTACAGCAATAATCAAAGCAGGCGGTATTAAAGAGTCTGGATGACCTATGATTGTGTCAATTAAGGACAAAGAACATATCAAGGAAAATACTGAGTTGCTTTATATGAGAAATGCTCATATTGATTGTCTGTAAACTTCAGGTGCATGATATTGCTCATAGACTGCTCATACATGTAGAGTACACAGGTCAAATTATATCTCCTTTATGAAAAATGAATTGCATTGTGCTGTTAGAAGATAACTGCCAATCCTGTTTTCTACAGTCATCCATAACCAGTGACAGCACAACAGGCTCTTTGTATCTGTACTGCCACATTGATGCTCGTCTTTATGGGAATTAACGGAACACTACAATGTTTGTTATATATTGAAATTAAGCTactgtttaacattttaacatttcaacatGTCGCTGGAATTAttggaaaatgtattcatttaaattgCAGTGTACTGGTTCCAGATAGGTGGTGTCCCCTTACTTACCTACAGCAGCTAACTGTAACTTGGTCTACTTTCTCTCCTGTGGTTGCAACCTAAGCAAACGTTAATGACTTTCTGGCCCTCTATACAAAGAGAAGACAGACGGGGGGTCTCGGAAATGTGTacatgataaaataaaacacaaagtaaagccCTTTTGCATAGCCAAAAAGAAAGAGTCACTAGCTAACTATTAGCACACTTGCTCCAATGTCAAGGAAAACATGGCAAACACTGAGACTTCCGGCCGTcactttcaaattaaaaaagtacTACTCGTCAACATTATGTCTAACCATTAAGCatgtaagaaatgtatttgaaacatttaaatactatttgttttgttgcatgtgTCACTTATAATAGCGTGTATAATGCTTATATGTCGGGAGGCAGAAAGTTAACCTTGTAATTGGAGTTCAAGCACCACGCGAGACATTGAGGAAATACTTCCCATCTCCAAGGGTGCCTTTTACAATCAGTCTCCAAACTTGAACGCTTTCCAATCAATGGTTACAGAGTACAACTCCATTAACATCAGTATGATCATAGCAGCATACAAGGTATAATCTAAACGAACCTGAACAGATAGTTCCCTAGTTATATCTAACTAATTACGCTTTTATTTTCTAGGGGAACTTTGACCAGCATCTGCTATGTTTTCAGCTAACTCTGGCTAACTTCACACACTCCTTTTTGCCAGGGAAGCACCCTGCAATTCGTGACAGCTAGCTGTTAATCACACGCACTGTCGGTCCAATGGCTAGTTGCTAGCAGGCTATTACGTTATTATTCATACCTTGTATTTGTCGAAGCCCGTGAGCTGGTCCTGAGTGACATATTCGTAAAGAGCCATGGTGGTAACGCACAGTCTGGCTCCACAATGAGATAAATGGGTATCTCTTCCTTTGGAAACGTTAGCTGCCGAGTCGAAGTACCATCTAGCTTGGCCGCTGTCTTTCACGCCGGGTGAGGTGATGTCGAAACATTTGAGGCACTCCTACGGAGCGCAAACATCCAGCTGACCGGAGCTCACTGCCGCCACCTCTGGCCTGGATGTTTGCgataagaaacaaacacataatgAAATCCTGTCTAATCTAAAATGAcatgattttaattaattatggTGTCACTCGggacaaaataataatagttgttGATGTGACGCatctatgttttatttttgtcaattgATCAAATGTCTGCTTTCTTTTCTACGCTCTCAAACCTGACGTGGCTTTCCCCTGCAGCCGGAAGTAAGCGACAGATTTGCTTGTTTGATGCTGAGCAGCTGAAGTATCGCTCGATCCAAGAGTAAACGCCCAATTTAAGGCATAATGTAAGTAAAAGCATGATTTAAACTACATTGCAATATGTGTAATCATGTAATTGTCGTGAACCTTTATATGTTAGCGTTCCCTATATTGTTTAGCTCAGCCAGTGCTGGTTCCACTAGTTGGCTAACTAGCTAGCTTAACGTTACACAGATTGATGGTGCACATTTTACAGGATTTGGTAAATTAATTTACAATCATTTAATCCCTACAAAGTGACGACCGTTACAATAACTCCGATGATTTTCGGATTCACATGCATAATATTCATATGCAGAGTCCAGCCATTAGCAAGTGTCGGCGGTGTGTGGTCACAGTATCTACTTGTCAGGCTTTAGCTTATAGCTATTAACGCTAGAGCTGTGGTTATGTTTTCACATAACGATTCAGGACTATGCCGGTGGGTTTAGATGCTTCACCGTAACTGTGTTTTATGAATTGTTACTACTGCAGCCTTTtttcaatacaataaaaataaatatattcttcCAGATATTTAAACGTAAACATCATGCTTACTTTaattttgaatattaaatagTAAAGTAACTTAAATGGATGTAAGCAAGTGACTGAAAGGCCAAACTATGCTTATCCCAAAAGGTGTGTTTCACTTTATAAAATTGACATGATGcaaagtaaacatgttttcacAGTAAATTGACTAAATCATGCAGAACACTGATATGGTGCTTTGCTGCATTTGACCAAGGCAGAACATACTATTGTTGTAAGAAGAAAATAAGCTATACTTTATGAATCCCACCAGCTTTCTAACATCTCACTTATGTCTCTTTATCCTTTGCAGAATGGTGACGGACGTGCAGTTGGCCATATTTGCCAACATGCTTGGCGTGTCATTGTTCCTGCTGGTTGTGTTGTATCACTATGTTGCAGTCAATAACCCCAAGAAGCAAGAGTAGAGTCCCCCAGTATGATTGGAGAGGTAAGTGCTGTTAATGCTACCCTCAGATAGTTCAGCACTTTGATATCTTTTCTTTGTGGCTGCCACTGCCAATCATGTTCCACTGTGACTTCGAACAAGTTAGTCTGCTTTGATAGCACATTCAGCTAAAAAGAGGACTGTTCTTTCCAAGGTTTAACACCTGTGACCCTGCTTAAAGTATGTTTCTCTCCACAGGTGAGATGGGACTTAAAGGCCATCACCAAGGAAACATTCCCAACTTCCAGTCCCAAGAGATGAATTTATTTGTAAGATTTCACAGTAGTGTTTTTttctaataaaaatgtgtgaatgCCATTTCcattaatgtttcatttcttCCTTTAGTTATTCTGCATGTACACGAGATACATTCTCATTGAGTTATTACAttgcaaaatgtgaaaaaagctgtttttttcatcttcatttatTAATACTTCAAGTTTGATTCAAGTTCCAACACAGTATTATATCAGTCACAGTATAAGTAATTTGGTAAAAATCAGTCAACGGGTTAAAATatgttcattacatttaaaaagacaactCGTGTAACTATTTGCCTTacacaaaatattgatatatcACATGGTAATAAAGTACAGGTGTCTATATTGTTGTGCTGTGGAGGAAAAAGCTCCAACGGAATGTCATTGGGAAAATATGTTcaatacacagtgtgtgtgtgtgtgtgtgtgtgtataaaagtaTTAACCCACATTTTGGACCATGAATGTACTACTTTTAAGCCACTTGTGACAAGTGGCTTAAAAGTGTatgtggaaaataaatacatttcccaAGTCACAGTTCTCTGGTAGAGTACAGCAGATGCAGTCACTGCCAGGCTTCGGTGTCCTCTCTCACAATGGCCTGTTTCACATGGACATTTAACACCTGAGGGTGACCTGCTGCAGGCAGATATACAGCTGTGCcatattttttctttacttcGAGATATTCAGAACCttggaatctttttttttgttacattacTCCGCTTCATACTTTTCAGATATCTTTTAGTAATTTTCCTTTCTAACTAGTAGCTGGACATTCCAGGTACATGTGTATTTATCCTAAAATCACTTGTCACACACAGGTCATCTCATTCAATTGGATATGTGCTGTTAATGGTTTCATATTTGCTCAGTACTATTTTacaatttcacatttattttctgttgagttttaaaaaatcctacttaaatcagtgttttaaaacaaactgaaaatgtcCAGGGTGAATACCTTCTATACGCAAAACACAAAGAACTTttggaataattacattaaacacacacttcactcaCATTTGTTTCTAAAGTCAAAATGGAAATAAAGTGGTTGCAAAGGTGCTGCCGTGCTCGTCAGTCTGAATAAAAACAGTACAAGTGGCTGTAAAAATACTTACCAGTGCATTACAGTGTTGGTCTGAGTGTATTTAACATCTTTTTTTGGGGAGAGGGGACATCAGAAGGAAAGGACTAAAAttacaaaaactgaaatgtgaaGTACAATGAAAAGTTTAAAGGATATTTCAAGTCTACGGATTCTGAACTAGGATGGGGAAGGTTTGTACCTCTCCACTACCTCAGCCACTGTTGTGGTTTCATTAAGCAAGGCACTacacctgcagctgctccagTAAAGCTGCCCAATGGTTGGAATGGACAGCTCCACGGTCTGACTATGTTGAACAGCATGGTTCTAAACACCATGCTGTTCTGGAAAATctcaataaataatgttaaactTGTTGCATTTCACATTAAGCTGCCTACATATTCCTCCTGTGATGACAATGCCCCCTCCTGTTTCCTAGTTTTAAATGGTTTTGGTCAGCAAATACAGAGATAAACACAAGCACCTCCTCTTCTGTGCAGTACTTAGGCTTCTCCACACAGGGTCACAGTCTCAGGCAGGGGCATCACTGGAGCTTCCTCAACCTTCGAAGACAACATCAAACAGTTTTAGTCATTTGattcattcatatttaatgtgtgtgtgtgtgtgtgtgtgtgtgtgtgtgtgtgtgtgtgtgtgtgtgtgtgcacctcttGCTCTGTTTCATCCTTCTCGTGAGCGGTTTCTATTATAGTGTGTCCTTTGTATTGGAGACTCATGTCCGGGCTTTTCTTCATAAGTGCTTTAGAGGCCAACTGCATGGCACCTTCTTTCCCAGATACACCTGTAGAGTGAAATAAAAGGGATGTTAACTGTGGATATGTGCCGTTTACATACGGGAGAGAGGGATTTCAAAAACCAGTGTCATGCAGCATCTTCTGTGACACTTGTATGGGAATATTTACTGAAGCCATATTGAGTGGTAAAAGTCTGGAAATGGGGAGCAGCATGACTGTGAGAATCACACAAGTGACACTTTTCTCATACCACATCCACTATCAACTGATATTGTCCTCAAATCACTTCAATGGCAATCCATTCTATAGTTGAGAGATTTCACTCCAAGCCAAAAATGGCCGCGTCATGGTGTCACTAGAAGAAATAGGGGATGACTAAAGTCAGTAGGACGTAGTGACATGTGGGAACCTTGAATGTCTGTACACATTTCTTTGCCACAAGTGGATTTAGAAATATTTCACTGGATAAGAGAACATTTTTACTTGATAAAGGCGTAAAAGTCACCATTTTCAGTCACCAAAGTCGGAGCATCTGGGCACcctgaatgtctgtacaaaacatcatggcaatctatccaatagttgttgagacatttgaCTCCAAAGTGACACACAGACCGTCAGAACTACATTGTCACCCATAGTGTCACACCATCAGCGTGGTTAAATCAAAAGTTATTGTATTTTGGTCATGCATATGTAccaataaatgcaaatgtaacagaaattaaaaaatgtttaggGCCATGTAAATCTTTTATTAGATGATACATTTGCAAAACACTGTATGTCACATATTCACTTTCTCTGGGCCGAACAGATTTAGTAGCACAGcaacatgtgtatgtgtacatgccTGAAAGTGACAGGTGTCGATGGAGGCCCGGTCTAAGCAGCTTCCAGACCTTCATGGTGGCTGACTCCTCGTTATCTCCTGATGAGACTGGGTTAATGCTGGCAGGGGATGTTTTACTGTCATGTGCAGGAGGGGTTTCAGTCGATCCCAATCTCCGGATCGGGATGCGGCTCATGTGAGGTTGCAGTTCACACCTGGGCGGGCAACAGAGGAGTTACATTTTTCCATCGATAAACCAAAGCAGGGataaaatgtttcatgttgACAATCAAGATATGAAAcctttttaaatcataatttatttcATTAGTCATTCCAATggaacctctctgggaaccatcaccttatcgtggtggagaggcttgtgtgtccctatgaacctgagagctgtgttgtctggagcctagtgctcctggtagggtctcccaaggcaaattggtctcaggcgaggggccagactaagaatggttcaaaaacgacttcatgaaaaaaagggaaaggaaaggagagaccctgcccggaggaagcccggggcccccgtctggagccaggcccagagggagggcccaacagcgagcgcctggtggccgggtttgccacagagcc
It encodes:
- the ost4 gene encoding dolichyl-diphosphooligosaccharide--protein glycosyltransferase subunit 4; protein product: MVTDVQLAIFANMLGVSLFLLVVLYHYVAVNNPKKQE